The window aatatatcatataaaattatgtcaaattataaatttatttttgatgatCGAATTATGATTGCAggttctaaacttttaaacttaaaagcatttaattagttaattttattttattagccATAAGAATATCCGGAGGCAGACACCCACAAATTATATATCTGTTCCAGTACCTCATGCATGCACGTGCACCTTTGTACATGTCCAATGAATCTGTTCCAGTAccatattctttttttgttaggTTAAGGTAAGTGCCTAGCTACTTCCAGTTCCTACTCATGCATGAGGTAGAACATGGAAAGTCTCGTGGGGGCCATGTCTCAAATTAATCAGGGGTACTACTACcaaatatgattttttcttataaagatGTTCGTTTTGATCTTTGATTTCGCATAGAAATGTGCAGCGAGCCCTCGTGAACAAGCCATCATGTTCGGATATTTCAGAACATGTTTGGCTTCCCGACATACAGAtccattttaattaatttagatattttcgGGAATTTTCTTGATGATACTCTGTGCAGTACTactgtttctttttttccacgCGTCCAAATTCCATGCATGTACTGATCTGCAGACTGCATATTCATATATACGAGTCTATAACTCGTGCAATgcatatattattgtgtatgtTGTTTACGAGGGATCGAGAGAGATTTAGTGAGACATAgaattttataatgaaaaaatttaaaatggttAATATAGTACGGTTTATTTGacgaaacaatataaaaattaaaataatgcttTTAGATATAGacttaaattgatttatatctttatatataagaaatgaaatgaaatttaaaagttacaacatttcataatattgaaatattgcttttaaaatgattaccaCTCAATAAATATAACACTTCCAATTTAATGGTGGaatgtttacttttatgagTAGAATGTCGCATCGAAATCATATGACTTagcttaaaatataaaataatataaatattgaattaataCTTTTGGATGGAGTATTGAAtcggtttatatttttatatataaaaaaaaaaaaaaaaaaacttaaaagttaagatgattcataatgaaacattaattttaaaagatttattactgcataaacataacattttaaatttaataagtaaaatgCTTATTTTTATAGGTTGAATGTCAGACGGGAATTACATGAGTctgcatttatatatagtaaaatatgTTGGTAATTCGAATTTTGTACCCATGATTAGTAATATCGATCGTTTTTCTAACGTTGAGTGGCGAGACGAATTAGATTGTCGGAATCAGATTGTCACGATTTAATGCTGTCTCTTAATTGGTTATTCTCGGAAATCGAAATGTTCCGACGCGTTCTTTGTTGTCATGTATATGGTAGAAAAGAATCTTGTACAATGTCCAAGACCGGCTTCATGCATGGCTTGGCCTTATCATCACCGGCCGTCTCCATTCCCAGTCCAACTTGATAAAACCCCCTGCTGTCTTCTTTCAACAATTcaccaaaactctctctctctctctctctctcgctcgctctctctctctctctcggtgatcAGGATCAGTACATTAACCTAGTAATGGGGGATTCTGCAACATTGGAAAAGGCGAGAACAGAGCTTGAGGAACTGTATCTGGGAATCCCAGATGATTCTGTCAACCTTTCTTTTCACGACCTTGCAGATGTGACCCAAAACACGAAACCTTCCGAAAAGAGAAAACCCACCACAATGGAACCCATTCTCGAAGCCAAACCCACAAAAGGAGCTACCCCTTTGAACAAATTACCCAGTCTTGATTTCACCAAAGGCCTGCAAGCATGCAGGCAACATAATTTTGATCATGTCAAGAGAGACAGTAGTACTACCGGTGACATGTACGGACGTCATGCTTTTCACAACTACCTTGGCGAAGAAAGCCATGCAACGCCGGGCCATCGTCATCATGCGAGCCCAAATGTACGTCACTCGGGATTCGGGCACGTCGCAGATGTGGATGGACGTAGCATGAATGCCCACGATGACGTGAGTAGTCTCGGCATGGCTTCCATGTACCAGGAGAGAGGTCGAGGACGAAGGCGCCTTGGCATTCCTCACTCCAATATCTGCACTAACTGCAGtacctatatttatatattccgGCATCGATGCCTGGTACGTATCAGAGATAAAAGCGTAATTCGGACTACTTACGCTCCAAATCTGTCCGTCCAACTGTCCAAATCCAACGTTTTGAGACTTCAAAATGTTTTCCCTCATAATCTTCAAAATTCAGaagttttttcctctctctctctctctctcttcttcttcttcttttttttttttttagcgaAAGTtttcatgcatgattttaaTTTCCGTACCTCTGCGTATTAACTTATAATTTACATGTTAATCTTTGCATTAGCATTCTGAGAAATTAGGAATGTAAAGATCATCGATGATGATGAGAACATTTGAATATGCAGGTTTGTGGAAGAGTGTATTGCAGGCAATGTGTGGGCATGGGCATGGGGGAGATGACTGAAGGAAGAAAGTGCATCGAGTGTTTAGGGAGAAGATTCAGCCAAAGGTAACAtacattacatatataattatatgcatTTTCACACTTGGATGTTTGTTACTAAgattaagatttatatataagagtaatgatttgtaaaaattttaaaaatagatacaGTGCATTCATCTGTGAAAAAAAGTGAATcctgtcataaaaaattatatatataaaaaaactatttttatttttgtggaatttataatttttacaaagaaTCTACGTAAGACTTGCACACTTTAgacttgtatctaacattaatatataatgacCAACAGATTCTTTACATCATTCCCAAGATCACAAAtcaaaatttatgaaataattattagatggttTTCAAGATTGATCGCAAGAGTTCATTAGAGTTAAGGCTGATGGTATACTAAACAATCTTGTAGGCCGGCAATCAAGTATGAAACCCAGCAATATTGTGGGTGTTGGGCCGATTTTGCCGTCCTTGCTCCTTTAGCAGTTGGCAACTAGCTACCAAAGTCTAGCATATTGACAAAAACCAAAGACAAAAGAACCTCAACACACCTATTTGTTTTGACACCATAGTTGTTATTATAGAATTATATTTGCAAGCTTACACATATTCAACACAACTGTTCCACAAAACTAATATGGGCCTGTGGGTAATTGCCTGGGTCAGCTTTTGAATGTGGTTTGGACTTGGTATTGTTGTAGGTATATAGAAAGAGCAGGAAATACAGGGTGTTGTTTTGGGTACCCAAGTTTGGTAAAGCAGGCTGAACTCAAGTGGGCTGAGAAAGGGCCGAGAAAAAGTGGGGAAAGAGCTTACGGACACGGTCAAGGTCGGAGTGTCTTGATGTCGTCCAGACCAATGACTCCAAGAGCCCATGCTGACAGTAGCCCACCTTCATTCGTTATGAGCACATCCTTTTCCCCTTATACTCCTACTCATCACCATCTCCCTCTCTAATTCATCCTTTGTGATGCGAAATTTTCATCATTGGATTATTGTTTTTGGTCTAATTGCTTCTCGGTTCAGaacatttgttttgtttgatttaattatcagctggaaaaaaattatatttatttatttattagttaattaaatggtgtttgtttctcattttcttgatttcttACACtatagagaagaaaagagaagatatAATTCTTCATGGATAAAAGTATAATTTGCATCATTGAAAATTgggatttttatattttggatcctaaattataaaaaaaatatatagtatattgcGTTCTTTAAATACTAAAAGCTAAAGATCTGTGATTTGATTGACATAACCTCCCAGTCTCCAAAATTGAGGTCTTGGATTCGAAACCAGGCCCCCTCCCCaaatgtaacaaaaaaaaaaaaaaactaaaaaatcataatttaaagaTCATGTTCTTCTTTGTGGGATCAAAGTCCAATATTTCTTGGCAGCATGTGCTTGTTTatcttcatataatatatttctaagAAATTAAACATTAAGAAAAGGGTGTAATTATAAACAGCAAAaaagttctttgttttttaatatttttttattactataaattataaaaatatatcttgtATTCCTTGTTTTTGTAATAAACCAACCTGGATGGACAAgattgatcatatataataaagcAATTAGGTCCTTGGTCGACAATATTCATGCATGGCTTGTACAAGCAATTCACACAAAGAACGCCAACACTGTACGTTATTATAGCGTGTATAGCCATGATCACCACATGTAAAAGAAAGGCCCCCTACCACCTCGAGATCTTTTGTTTTACCcatgaggaaaaaagaaaaaaaatacacaaaattcaAGTACACAAGTAAGCTGTAATGCATGATCAGGCAAGACATGAAAAGACTTGAGCTAATATATTAGAAACATCATGTAGTTAGTACTCTTGGTTTGATCTTAATCGGAAGACCCATGGAGGGATATGGCATTGGTTCACGGGTGATCACTTCCTCTGGGTTTACTTGTGACCATTCGTACGTTGTCACCAGATTATGAACGATAGTCAGCGTCTCGACCCTCGCAAACTCGTTTCCTATGCATGTGTGGAGTCCACCTCCAAAGGCAACATAAGCATAAGGAGGTATTGGCTTAGATGGGTTCTCAAACCTAGATGGATCGAACTCTGTTGGATTGTCAAATATGTCTTTGTTCATATGAGTTCCACAAGCCACCCACAACACCTAGAGGAAACATACTTCATGTTAGCTCTTTaccattatattaaaaagtaacaAATAACAAGAAAAGACAGAGATCAATATTTTTACAAGCAATATTACTTTCCATCTTAAATGATATGacgtattttaagtaatttcgCGTGTCAATTACTTGAATGAAAATCACTTAACATGCGTCCGATAACAACCTTGAATGATTTCATATGTGCTCTCCTAAAGTTACCTGCCATCCTTTGGGAATATCATAACCACCATAGCTAGTATCTTTCAGTGCTTTCCTAAAGCTACCAAACACAGGAGGGATCATCCTCATCAATTCTTGTGCAACTCGCCAGGTGTATTTCATCTCTCTTGTCTCTGCCCATGTTAggtgtttttgttcttttccttcCCTCTTCTTTACAATGTCCAATTGCTCTAAACATTAAGCAGAAAAACTGTCACAGAGAAATCAATCAAAACTCAAAACGACCAATATTTATAAGTCTATACCTTCTAAAACTTTCTTGTAGACCTCAGGATCTCTAGCCAGCTTCCATATCATCAAGCTTAGAAGAATTGCAGAGGTATCATGGCTGGCAATCATTAGGGTAACAAAATTGTCAATAATCATATCATCTGCAATAGGTTGTTTATTTTCATCTCTCAGTTCTAACATGCAAGACAATACGTCGCTCGAAGGGCTCCGAATCCCCTTTAAGAGCTCCTCCTTTCTCTTTTCCATGATTGGCAAAATCTTATTCACAATTCTTGATCGAGCTCTCCGACCTCTCCAATGAACAGTTCCAGGGAAATTCACGGGAAGTGACATAATTGCTTTGAATGCCAAAGAGAAATCATCAAACAGTGCTTCCCTTGTGTAATCATCCTTGATACCAAAAAGGATGTTGCTTGCTATGCTGAATGTAAGTTCCTTCATGAAGACCACAGCCTGAATCGTGTCTCTTCCTTTGGTTTCTGTTAGGAATAAGGTCTTAACCAACTCATCCATCTCTTTGATGTACTTTTGAAGGCTTTCTGGCTTTAGAAATGTCATCATAGCTCCCTTTACTAGTCTGTACCTGTATAATAACTGACAACGGATGATCAAATGGAACTAAAAAATAATGCAtcttttttaagatattatgcaGAAGCCGAtcctaataaattaattagtcaaaACGTCAAAATAGCTAGATATtaattctacaagaaaaatgagcacGGATTATTTGCGAGgataaataatcattattattttactactatatgataaaaataaacttattttactataaaataatcattattattgaaaataattaatcataaataaataatttttttatagtaaaccATGAGTGGGAATAAAATTTCCTCAAGTTTTTGTCCTTACTTGAGAGTCTCGACTCTCGAGTGAAAAAAATGAACACACTAAGTACGTaggtcctttttcttttttttttaagagccgGCAGCCACAAGGTACGTAGGTCCTACAATATTTATTCTGCGTTTAATtcacacaaacaacaatataatatagttaggaaaatactttaaccGTATTACACAAAAcaatctcataaattgatgtgacttaatgtgattcattatattataaattaagttacttttattataaaataaatctaatatattaaataaaattacctcagtttgtagaattatttcatgtaattcttttattatatcatgtatatatagacaCATATTCCTAAAGGGGTCTTAGTGTACCTGTAACCAGTGAGTTCAAGTATATTTTGCTTCCCACCGATGGTTTGTAGAGTGAGAGGTTGCTTGGCAGCAAGAACACCATCATCAGCACCAAGTACAAACTTGTTACCGGCTTGGCCAATAATAACCACAGTCCGGGAACCTAGGATGGAGGTTTTGAACACCGACCCATGTTTGGATATCCTTTCTTCTAACCATTCAGGGCCTCGATCTTCTCTTTGAGCTCGAAGAAAGCTCAATGTCTCTCCAATCAGAGGATACCCTAGGGATCCTCCAGGAAGAGTACTTCTAGTTCGAGGTCTAGAGAGATATTTTGAAAGGAGAAAGGCTGAGATCAGAGTGAATGCTACTAAGAATAGGAAAGACATGATGCTGACACTCACCTTCGGTTTTGTGTTTTGAACCGAGACAACTAggagactatatatatacacacacacacaaagcaCATTTGTTTGGTATTTTTGAGCCTTCGACGAAAAAGACAAAAGCTAGAGATCAAGCGAAAGAAAGATTAGGACACAAGTGAATCAAATATTCCGCCATGGCCGGcgaataaaaagagaaatgattagGAAGAACTTCGTTAAGAAACAAGGGTGAAGAGATCGATAGCCATTGaaacatattcaatatataataatagacaGCTTTGAACCAAGAGAAAACGCCTGAAGTTCAAAATCTTGATCGATCTCATGTATCACTGAATCAACATCCATCTTAAATGAATCTTCCAAGAAAACAAGTAGAAAGctttgttttattcatttaaattttcatgAATCTTTCAAGTTTATATCATTGTCTTATTGATAAGTCGTTATCATGGAaagttacacaatatatttaagttcaaCTCAGGCATATGAAGTATCGcaagtgagttttt is drawn from Juglans regia cultivar Chandler chromosome 5, Walnut 2.0, whole genome shotgun sequence and contains these coding sequences:
- the LOC109015631 gene encoding taxadiene 5-alpha hydroxylase-like, giving the protein MSFLFLVAFTLISAFLLSKYLSRPRTRSTLPGGSLGYPLIGETLSFLRAQREDRGPEWLEERISKHGSVFKTSILGSRTVVIIGQAGNKFVLGADDGVLAAKQPLTLQTIGGKQNILELTGYRYRLVKGAMMTFLKPESLQKYIKEMDELVKTLFLTETKGRDTIQAVVFMKELTFSIASNILFGIKDDYTREALFDDFSLAFKAIMSLPVNFPGTVHWRGRRARSRIVNKILPIMEKRKEELLKGIRSPSSDVLSCMLELRDENKQPIADDMIIDNFVTLMIASHDTSAILLSLMIWKLARDPEVYKKVLEEQLDIVKKREGKEQKHLTWAETREMKYTWRVAQELMRMIPPVFGSFRKALKDTSYGGYDIPKGWQVLWVACGTHMNKDIFDNPTEFDPSRFENPSKPIPPYAYVAFGGGLHTCIGNEFARVETLTIVHNLVTTYEWSQVNPEEVITREPMPYPSMGLPIKIKPRVLTT